A segment of the Catenuloplanes nepalensis genome:
GTGACTACTCCCGTCCGTACCTGGTGTCGCACGACGGTGTGCCGCTGGCCTATGTGGAGATCTACCGGGTGGCGCGCGACGTGGTCGGCCTGCAGTACGACGCGGGTGCGCACGACCTCGGCATCCATCTGGCGCTCGGCGAGCTGTCGTCGACCGGGCGCGGGCTCGGCCGCGCCATGGTGCGCGCGATCGTGGCCGGGCTCTTCGCGGCGGATCCCCGATGCGCGGTGGTGGTCGCGGACCCGGACGAGCGGCACGCGATGGCGCGGCGGATGTTCGCCGGGGCCGGCTTCGAGCTGTGGGGCGTGCGCGACCTGGGGCACAAGCGGGCTGCGATCCTGCGCCACGAGCGCCCCGCCGCACATATCTAGATATAGGTCACATTGACGGTCTTTACCATGATGTTTTGTTAGGTTAGCCTTACCTCACCGAACGAGCGGGATCGTGTACTCATCGTGGTGTCCCGGCCGTACCAGAGAAGGGCTTCTGCCTTGAGCATCCCGAGAGAACCGGAATCCCCGGTCTACGACCTCGTCGGGATCGGCTTCGGCCCGTCGAACCTGGCGTTGGCCGTCGCGGTCCAGGAGCACAACGACCACACGGCCGCCGGCGAAGGGCTCGACGCGGTGTTCCTGGAGCGGCAGAGCGCGTTCGGCTGGCACCGCGGCATGCTGTTCGAGGACGCCACCATGCAGGTCTCGTTCCTCAAGGACCTGGTGACGCTGCGCAACCCGGCCAGCGACTTCAGCTTCGTGTCGTACCTGCATCAGCGCGGCCGGCTGATCGACTTCGTCAACCACAAGACGCTGTTCCCGCTGCGTGTCGAGTTCCACGACTACCTCTCCTGGGCCGCCGAGCGGATGAACCACCTGGTGGCGTACGACGCCGAGGTCACCGACGTGCTGCCGGTGCACGACGAGTCCGGCGAGGTGGTCTGCTTCGACGTGGTCGCGCGCGACGGCGTGCGCCGCGCCCGCAACGTGGCGATCGCGCTCGGCCTGGAGCTGAGCCTGCCGCCGGAGGCGATGCTCTCCGCGCGCGTCTGGCACAACCTGGACCTGCTGTCCCGGCTGGCCGATCTGCCGGCCGCGGAGCCGCGCCGGTTCGTGGTGGTGGGCGCCGGGCAGAGCGCGGCCGAGGTGGTCGGCCACCTGCACGAGCGCTACCCGTCCGCGGAGGTCTGCTCGGTCTTCTATCGGTACGGTTACAGCCCGGCCGACGACAGCTCGTTCGCCAACCGGATCTTCGACCCGGACGCGGTGGACCTCTACTACCGCGCGCCCGCGGACGTGAAGCGCATGCTCTTCGACTACCACCGCAACACGAACTACTCCGTGGTGGACGTCGACCTGATCGACGATCTCTACCGGCGGGTCTACCGGGAGAAGGTGCTCGGCCGGGAGCGGCTGCGCATGCTGAACGCGTCCCGGGTCGCCGAGGTGGTGCCGCGCGAGGACGGCGTCACGGTCACGGTCGAGTCGATGCCGACCGGCGACCGGGAGACACTCGACGCGGACGTGCTGGTCTACGCGACCGGCTACCGCCCGGTGGACGCGGTGAAGCTGCTCGGCACGGCCGGGCCGCTCGCCCGCCGCACCGGCGAGGGGCTGATCGAGGTGGACCGCGACTACCGGATCGTGACCGGCGCGGGCGTCCGGGCCGGTCTCTATCTGCAGGGCGGCACCGAGCACGCACACGGCATCACGGCCACGCTGCTGTCCAACGTGGCCGTGCGGTCCGGCGAGATCGTCCGGGCGGTCGCGGCCACGCCGCGGGCCGGCGAGGTCAAGCCGCTGGCGCTGGTGCGGGGCGCGTGATGGGCGCGCCGAGCCTGGAACGGATCCGGGCGGACGTGGCCGAGTCGCTCGGCGAGAGCCCGGACGGCCTGACGGACGACGAGAACCTGCTGGACCGTGGCCTCGACTCGATCCGGATCATGACGCTGGTGGAGAAGTGGCGTCGCGAGGGGTACGAAGCCGACTACCTCGACCTGGCGGAGAACCCGACCGTGGCCGGCTGGCAGTCCGTCCTGAAGAGAACGTGATCAAGGCGCCCCTCGGGTGAGGAGCGCCTTGATCACGGAGTTGCTCAGTCGTTCAGGCCGACCGGGGTCCGGTCGCCGGTGTAGATCGCGACGACCTCGTCGGCGTCGTCGATCTCGTCCTCGGCCGGGCGCTCCGCCAGCGACCGGCGCGCGGCGACACTCACCGCGAAACCGACCGCCACGCCGAGCACGGCCGCGCCCGCGATCAGCGTCCACGGCAGCGCCGGACGGCGTCCGGCGAGCGCGTCAAGCGCGGCGTGAGCGCGGAACTT
Coding sequences within it:
- a CDS encoding GNAT family N-acetyltransferase → MSREVTEGLAEAVVAAGAPPAPLLSAPWSLRTVVTDADVALVTRWMAEPHVELFWEQSWPVARWRAVIDGQLRGDYSRPYLVSHDGVPLAYVEIYRVARDVVGLQYDAGAHDLGIHLALGELSSTGRGLGRAMVRAIVAGLFAADPRCAVVVADPDERHAMARRMFAGAGFELWGVRDLGHKRAAILRHERPAAHI
- a CDS encoding phosphopantetheine-binding protein; translated protein: MGAPSLERIRADVAESLGESPDGLTDDENLLDRGLDSIRIMTLVEKWRREGYEADYLDLAENPTVAGWQSVLKRT
- a CDS encoding lysine N(6)-hydroxylase/L-ornithine N(5)-oxygenase family protein, giving the protein MSIPREPESPVYDLVGIGFGPSNLALAVAVQEHNDHTAAGEGLDAVFLERQSAFGWHRGMLFEDATMQVSFLKDLVTLRNPASDFSFVSYLHQRGRLIDFVNHKTLFPLRVEFHDYLSWAAERMNHLVAYDAEVTDVLPVHDESGEVVCFDVVARDGVRRARNVAIALGLELSLPPEAMLSARVWHNLDLLSRLADLPAAEPRRFVVVGAGQSAAEVVGHLHERYPSAEVCSVFYRYGYSPADDSSFANRIFDPDAVDLYYRAPADVKRMLFDYHRNTNYSVVDVDLIDDLYRRVYREKVLGRERLRMLNASRVAEVVPREDGVTVTVESMPTGDRETLDADVLVYATGYRPVDAVKLLGTAGPLARRTGEGLIEVDRDYRIVTGAGVRAGLYLQGGTEHAHGITATLLSNVAVRSGEIVRAVAATPRAGEVKPLALVRGA